A genomic region of Venturia canescens isolate UGA chromosome 7, ASM1945775v1, whole genome shotgun sequence contains the following coding sequences:
- the LOC122413111 gene encoding uncharacterized protein: MTQNNSLQEYNWDSQECEITETLRPHQDEVISVYEVYVKEEENPGSSEHNNDSDGSGSAACTSTTNSSSTTSNHQMRAIVKGLDVDVADSTEIMNEESDINDEVTSVMKLLGKESLKYKVVEQSVIDGSDNDAVFCDQTVSEQMKASSYVGPRLIDKDDPRSRLHFVKYLKRDGKTLKIWECGICTKEFRHQYTLMRHLPTHTDERNFKCDACGKAFRQLSTLSQHKAIHSDARPYVCEYCKKTFNRVSTLISHRKTHSELKPHKCHVCGKGFHQKGNLRNHVFTHTNERPYKCELCGKGFNQMSNLVCHKIKAHAHSEKMQYSCGICGKEFPRRFALRSHEEYKHGIKYRNPSGIPRERKLPVIQKPTSTSTCLTASPTKPKPNVTSSTTSISSGASVMQNKSVRIVELPSHERTEKCQVAESSQMEYTDSLVVNKIETRDLQNAIVEGQTPFALLKPVTGIPVLVKVSPAGPHKHLLTPATADDLQMLGKVSLSPTLTVDPGLKAMHVKVPVVATITQNFDENGKQSFSIEAPGVDQSQESVIAPLDSQFPFQNTESSLRLHSATASSLCSHAINDIVVEANSAMPMSTTTTAQPESQSDDCNELLELAAQGGIQFVRATEDGRYEVMTNNEARELMAQNSHDVTILDGEDADALNIVDTRGGGDISAGCCIQEDFMIDHPDNQIMVLDSMTNTQKSIDLEAIDIFEDKDIRILDPKNFDDRMIDGMTFLSQMKMDDLILLPSKSSDNISGCAISISSPSDNDFSGIAAFLNPNRNTINNNQPMNMSSLLPKGSSNLSLISDTMNYLRHCPSRSLSDELNILSSDKESIGGNLIGDSRQSQQQQQQFQHQEHYNGKIKFSDYEPRDLSNSLSIGYKRDEQSYQSGTDFYRENEAKISWDSKRAVPSFGEVKTLATKIDNIPNQDSLEASSSQFQDIRILGSYEQYVKSSGFGKKQDFFHANNHGTEDDVLSARKEIKILGKKLECGFLENNENGKLIKLEDDETSRRIPNDFWEGWIETNRCSGDNIRYDQDENDKENDLSYANIIDPETL, translated from the exons ATGACGCAGAACAATTCACTTCAAGAATACAATT GGGATTCTCAGGAATGCGAAATAACCGAAACTCTACGGCCGCATCAAGACGAAGTGATCAG CGTTTACGAAGTGTACgtaaaagaagaagagaatcCGGGTTCGTCCGAGCACAATAATGATTCCGATGGCTCCGGAAGCGCGGCATGTACGAGCACGACTAATTCGTCGAGTACAACGAGCAATCATCAAATG CGAGCAATCGTCAAAGGTTTGGACGTCGACGTGGCGGACAGCACGGAGATTATGAACGAGGAATCCGACATAAACGACGAAGTTACATCGGTTATGAAGTTACTGGGAAAAGAATCGCTCAAGTACAAG GTCGTAGAGCAAAGCGTGATCGACGGGAGCGACAACGACGCGGTTTTTTGCGATCAGACGGTGAGCGAGCAGATGAAGGCGAGTTCCTACGTCGGGCCACGGCTCATCGACAAGGACGACCCCCGCTCGCGACTCCACTTCGTCAAGTACCTCAAGCGGGACGGGAAAACTCTGAAAATTTGGGAATGCGGAATCT GTACCAAGGAATTTCGTCATCAGTACACCTTGATGAGGCACCTCCCGACGCACACCGACGAAAGAAACTTCAAGTGCGACGCTTGCGGTAAAGCTTTCCGGCAATTGTCCACTCTCAGCCAGCACAAGGCTATCCACAGCGACGCGAGGCCCTACGTTTGTGAATACTGCAAGAAAACTTTTAATAG AGTTTCCACTCTCATTTCCCATCGCAAGACTCACTCGGAACTCAAACCTCACAAGTGTCATGTCTGTGGTAAaggatttcatcaaaaag GGAATTTACGAAATCACGTATTTACCCACACGAATGAACGGCCCTATAAATGCGAGCTATGCGGCAAAGGATTTAACCAGATGTCAAATCTCGTTTGTCACAAGATAAAGGCGCATGCTCATTCAGAAAAAATGCAATATTCCTGCGGGATATGTGGCAAGGAGTTTCCACGAAGATTTGCTCTGAGATCACACGAAGAATACAAGCACGGGATCAAGTATCGTAATCCAAGTGGAATCCCGAGAGAACGTAAGCTACCGGTTATTCAAAAGCCTACGTCGACTTCTACTTGCTTGACTGCCAGTCCAACGAAGCCCAAGCCGAACGTAACCTCTTCGACCACCAGCATCTCCAGCGGGGCGAGTGTCATGCAGAA TAAAAGTGTGAGAATAGTCGAACTACCGAGTCACGAAAGAACCGAAAAATGCCAAGTTGCCGAATCCTCGCAAATG GAATATACGGACAGTTTAGTCGTCAACAAAATCGAGACGAGAGACTTGCAGAATGCTATCGTTGAAGGACAAACGCCTTTCGCACTCCTCAAGCCCGTTACAGGGATTCCCGTTTTAGTCAAAGTGTCCCCTGCCGGACCCCACAAACAT CTGTTGACCCCCGCGACGGCCGACGATCTTCAGATGTTAGGAAAAGTCTCGCTCAGCCCGACGCTGACCGTTGATCCTGGTCTCAAGGCAATGCACGTTAAAGTTCCTGTCGTCGCTACGATAACGCAAAACTTTGACGAGAACGGCAAACAGAGTTTCTCGATAGAGGCACCGGGCGTGGACCAGAGTCAAG AGAGCGTCATCGCCCCGCTTGATTCGCAATTCCCCTTCCAAAATACGGAATCCTCTCTCCGGCTGCACAGTGCAACTGCAAGCAGTTTGTGCAGTCATGCTATCAACGATATCGTAGTCGAGGCGAATTCAGCAATGCCGATGAGTACGACAACAACGGCTCAACCAGAATCGCAATCGGACGATTGCAACGAACTTCTCGAACTCGCGGCTCAAGGAGGAATTCAATTCGTACGTGCAACCGAAGACGGGCGGTACGAGGTCATGACTAATAATGAGGCGAGAGAACTGATGGCTCAGAATTCTCATGACGTTACGATCCTCGACGGCGAAGATGCCGACGCTCTCAACATTGTTGATACCCGCGGAGGGGGGGACATCTCGGCTGGCTGCTGTATTCAGGAGGACTTTATGATCGACCATCCCGACAATCAGATCATGGTTTTGGACTCGATGACCAACACCCAAAAGTCCATCGACCTCGAAGCCATCGACATATTCGAGGACAAGGACATCAGGATTCTCGACCCGAAGAATTTCGACGATCGGATGATCGACGGAATGACTTTTTTGTCTCAAATGAAAATGGACGATTTGATTCTCCTCCCGAGCAAATCGTCCGACAATATTTCCGGATGCGCCATCTCCATTTCGAGCCCGAGCGACAACGACTTTTCTGGAATCGCGGCTTTCCTTAATCCCAATCGGAACACTATCAACAACAATCAACCGATGAATATGAGCTCGTTGCTGCCCAAAGGTTCTTCGAACTTGTCTCTCATCAGCGACACGATGAATTATCTCAGACACTGTCCCAGCCGGAGCCTCAGCGACGAACTCAACATTCTTAGTTCCGATAAAGAATCCATCGGCGGAAATCTCATTGGGGATAGCCGACAGTctcaacagcagcaacaacagttTCAGCACCAGGAACATTACAACGGTAAAATCAAATTTAGCGATTACGAGCCACGAGATTTGTCGAATTCTCTATCGATCGGGTATAAAAGAGACGAGCAAAGTTATCAGAGCGGAACAGATTTCTATCGGGAGAACGAGGCCAAAATATCCTGGGATAGTAAGAGGGCCGTGCCCAGTTTCGGGGAGGTCAAGACTTTGGCAACTAAGATCGATAATATCCCTAATCAAGATTCGTTAGAAGCCTCCTCGAGCCAGTTTCAGGATATTCGAATTCTCGGCAGTTACGAACAGTACGTCAAGTCCTCTGGTTTTGGGaaaaaacaagattttttCCACGCCAATAATCATGGAACGGAGGACGATGTACTCAGTGCCCGTAAAGAAATAAAGATTCTTGGAAAAAAGCTCGAATGTGGCTTTCTCGAAAACAATGAGAATGGAAAACTCATTAAACTCGAAGACGACGAAACCTCGAGAAGAATCCCCAACGATTTTTGGGAAGGATGGATCGAAACGAATCGTTGCTCCGGTGATAATATACGATACGATCAAGACGAGAACGACAAAGAAAATGATCTTTCCTACGCGAACATCATCGACCCCGAAACTTTATAG